From the genome of Lentilactobacillus buchneri, one region includes:
- the deoD gene encoding purine-nucleoside phosphorylase has protein sequence MSTHIGAKPGEIADTVLMPGDPLRAKFIAETYLDNPVRYSEVRNMFGYTGTYKGHRISVQGSGMGIPSLAIYTTELIKEYGVKTIYRVGSCGGMSPDVKIRDVILGQSGTTDSSIIQNTFGPGMYYSPIADFGLLDSAYHTAQQMGINTKVGNIFAADRFYNDELDIHKLIDYGVLATEMETSGLYLLAAKHHIRALTILTVSDHLLTGEALPAKERETSFDEMARLSLETAIKNMS, from the coding sequence ATGAGTACACATATTGGCGCAAAGCCCGGCGAAATCGCCGACACAGTTTTAATGCCTGGAGATCCACTGCGGGCAAAGTTCATTGCTGAAACTTATCTGGACAATCCTGTCCGCTACAGTGAAGTCCGAAACATGTTCGGGTATACTGGAACTTATAAGGGTCACCGAATTTCGGTTCAGGGATCTGGGATGGGGATTCCATCCTTGGCTATTTATACGACTGAACTCATTAAAGAATATGGGGTTAAGACCATTTATCGGGTTGGGTCATGTGGTGGGATGAGTCCAGACGTGAAGATCCGTGACGTCATTTTGGGCCAATCCGGGACCACCGATTCATCGATCATTCAAAACACCTTTGGCCCAGGAATGTACTACTCGCCAATTGCTGATTTTGGCCTGCTGGATTCCGCTTACCATACCGCGCAACAAATGGGAATTAACACCAAGGTGGGCAACATTTTTGCCGCTGATCGTTTCTACAACGATGAGTTGGATATCCACAAATTAATTGATTATGGCGTTTTGGCAACTGAAATGGAAACCTCCGGGCTATATTTGCTGGCTGCCAAACATCACATTCGCGCACTGACCATTCTGACGGTCAGTGATCATTTGCTGACCGGCGAAGCCCTCCCCGCCAAGGAACGGGAAACGTCATTTGATGAAATGGCCAGATTATCACTGGAAACCGCCATTAAAAATATGTCATAA
- a CDS encoding pyrimidine-nucleoside phosphorylase: MRMVDVIHTKRAGKQLTDEQIQFFVDGVVSGDIPDYQISALLMAIFFQGMTSEEQAKLTMTMMKSGDHLDLSQIPGVKVDKHSTGGVGDKTSIPLAAVVAALGIPVPMISGRGLGHTGGTLDKLEAIPGYQVEISEDDFIAQLKKDQLAIIGATGNIAPADKKIYALRDVTDTVDSIPLIASSIMSKKIASGADALVIDVKTGAGAFMKTLDDSRALAKALVEIGKGVGMQCMALITDMNQPLGDAVGNALEIQESIDLLKGNGPADLEKLIVVIGGYMAVMGGQAETTEEGQQKCTAVIHNGQALERLRAMIADQGGDPAVIDDPEHVLPQAQFKIDLPAPSSGVVSKIVADEIGIASMLLGGGRQKADDQLDYAVGIMLHKKIGDQVKAGESLLTIYSNRDDVDDIKKRLYDNIEISESANKPTLVYETVE, encoded by the coding sequence ATGAGAATGGTAGACGTAATTCACACCAAACGAGCTGGTAAACAGCTGACAGATGAGCAGATTCAATTTTTTGTCGATGGGGTGGTTTCGGGCGACATTCCGGATTATCAAATTAGTGCCTTATTGATGGCAATCTTCTTCCAAGGGATGACCAGCGAGGAACAAGCCAAATTGACTATGACGATGATGAAATCCGGTGACCATTTGGACTTGAGCCAAATTCCCGGCGTGAAAGTCGATAAGCATTCCACGGGAGGGGTTGGCGACAAGACGAGTATTCCATTGGCAGCCGTGGTAGCCGCTCTTGGAATTCCGGTACCGATGATTTCCGGCCGGGGGCTTGGACATACCGGCGGAACATTGGACAAGCTGGAAGCAATCCCAGGGTATCAGGTTGAAATTAGCGAGGATGACTTTATTGCCCAACTTAAAAAAGACCAACTGGCAATTATTGGCGCAACTGGGAATATTGCCCCGGCAGACAAAAAGATTTATGCCTTGCGGGATGTCACCGATACGGTCGACTCTATTCCATTGATTGCCAGTTCAATTATGAGTAAGAAGATTGCTTCGGGGGCAGACGCGCTGGTCATTGATGTGAAAACCGGTGCGGGAGCTTTCATGAAGACCCTGGACGATTCAAGAGCGCTGGCTAAAGCCTTGGTTGAGATTGGCAAAGGTGTCGGCATGCAGTGTATGGCGCTGATTACCGACATGAATCAGCCGCTGGGTGATGCAGTTGGTAACGCGCTGGAAATCCAAGAATCAATTGATTTGCTAAAGGGCAATGGGCCGGCAGATTTGGAAAAATTGATCGTCGTGATTGGCGGCTACATGGCAGTTATGGGTGGCCAAGCGGAAACGACTGAAGAAGGCCAGCAAAAATGTACCGCAGTGATCCATAACGGTCAGGCGTTGGAGCGACTCCGCGCAATGATCGCGGATCAGGGCGGCGATCCGGCAGTCATTGACGATCCAGAACATGTCTTACCGCAAGCTCAATTCAAGATTGACCTGCCCGCACCAAGCAGCGGCGTCGTTTCCAAAATTGTGGCTGATGAGATAGGGATTGCCAGCATGCTCTTGGGCGGTGGCCGGCAGAAGGCCGATGACCAGCTGGACTACGCGGTTGGCATTATGCTGCATAAGAAGATTGGCGACCAGGTCAAAGCCGGGGAGTCACTGCTGACAATATATAGCAATCGTGACGATGTCGATGACATTAAGAAGCGGTTGTATGACAATATTGAAATCTCTGAGTCCGCCAACAAACCAACGTTGGTTTATGAAACAGTTGAATAA
- a CDS encoding phosphopentomutase produces the protein MTVKKYKRIFGIVMDSVGTGEAPDAAKFGDVGSDTLGHVGEAYEGKLQIPNLQKLGISNLRQTAIEGVDKVTSPIGYYGKMQEISAGKDSMDGHWEMMGLPVEKPLSTFPNGFPEEILKNLADFSGRKIIGNRPESGTKIIAELGEQQMKTGDLIVYTSGDSVLQIAAHEDVIPLEELYKICEYARTLVNGPEYTVGRIIARPYVGPDKDHFTRTANRHDFTLEPTGTTDLDDLQKAGVHTVGIGKINDIFSGHGIDEGYHNESNMDGMDHVDHVMAEDFTGFCFTNLVDFDAMYGHRRNPIGFGQALMDFDKRLGTVLKNLKDDDLLLITADHGNDPGFKGTDHTRELVPLLAYSPSMQHADSLGIRKTFADFGATVLDNFNVAGNGVGDSFLADLK, from the coding sequence ATGACAGTTAAGAAATATAAACGCATTTTTGGCATCGTAATGGACTCAGTTGGAACAGGCGAAGCACCAGATGCTGCTAAATTCGGCGATGTCGGTTCAGACACTTTGGGACACGTTGGCGAGGCTTATGAGGGAAAGCTGCAGATTCCCAATTTACAAAAACTTGGCATTTCCAATTTGCGCCAAACGGCAATTGAAGGCGTCGACAAAGTGACTTCACCAATCGGCTACTATGGTAAGATGCAAGAAATTTCCGCCGGCAAAGACAGTATGGACGGCCACTGGGAAATGATGGGGTTGCCGGTTGAAAAGCCCTTGAGCACCTTTCCAAATGGGTTCCCGGAAGAGATTCTCAAAAACTTGGCAGATTTTTCAGGCCGTAAAATTATTGGTAACCGGCCCGAATCCGGCACCAAGATTATTGCGGAACTCGGGGAGCAACAGATGAAGACTGGGGATCTGATTGTTTACACGTCCGGTGACTCAGTTCTCCAAATTGCCGCCCACGAAGACGTCATCCCGCTTGAAGAACTCTATAAAATTTGCGAGTATGCCAGAACGTTGGTCAACGGTCCCGAATACACGGTTGGCCGGATCATTGCACGCCCATACGTTGGTCCGGATAAGGATCATTTCACTCGGACTGCCAACCGGCACGACTTCACGTTGGAGCCGACTGGCACGACTGATTTGGACGACCTGCAGAAGGCGGGGGTCCACACCGTTGGGATCGGTAAAATCAACGATATTTTCTCAGGCCACGGAATTGATGAAGGCTACCATAATGAAAGTAATATGGACGGCATGGATCACGTTGACCACGTGATGGCAGAAGACTTTACCGGCTTTTGCTTCACCAACTTGGTCGACTTTGACGCAATGTACGGCCACCGCCGTAATCCCATTGGCTTTGGCCAAGCCTTAATGGATTTTGACAAACGTTTGGGAACGGTGCTGAAGAATTTGAAGGACGACGACCTGCTGCTGATCACGGCCGATCACGGCAACGATCCAGGTTTTAAAGGCACCGATCATACCCGCGAACTGGTGCCATTGCTGGCCTATTCACCTTCAATGCAACATGCCGATAGCTTAGGCATCCGTAAAACCTTTGCCGATTTTGGCGCAACCGTGCTGGATAACTTTAACGTTGCCGGCAATGGGGTTGGCGATAGTTTTCTGGCTGATTTGAAATAA
- the rlmD gene encoding 23S rRNA (uracil(1939)-C(5))-methyltransferase RlmD codes for MKKMVPVEKNQNYDVDITDLTYQGLGVAKIDDFPIFIENALPTENVTMKVIKVKKNFAFGRVVKINQKSKDRVELVDKAYTQTGIAPLQHLKYDAQLKFKQHQIQVDFDKMKLDVTVNPTIGMDDPTHYRNKAQIPVRSINGQLQTGFYRKHSHDLVPIEDFYIQDPKIDEAVVVVRDILRKFRVQPYDEQTNKGVVRNIMVRRGYYSHEMMIVLITRTEKLPSSSEIVAEVEQSLPEVKSIVQNVNPEKTNALMGKKNKVLAGKSTIEDTLLGLKFDISASSFYQVNPVQTEKLYDLATKKADLSADDVVIDAYCGIGTISLSMARVAKQVYGVEIVPEAVEDAKKNAKLNNLTNVHFVASKAETQMAKWQEDGLKPDVISVDPPRKGLDASLIDSVVKMQPKRVVYVSCNPATLARDVKLFTEQGYQVNQPIQPVDQFPQTVHVESITVLERGH; via the coding sequence ATGAAAAAGATGGTACCAGTTGAAAAGAACCAGAACTACGACGTTGACATTACTGATTTAACGTATCAAGGTCTGGGAGTCGCCAAGATTGATGATTTCCCAATTTTTATTGAAAATGCTCTGCCAACCGAAAACGTGACCATGAAGGTTATTAAGGTTAAAAAGAACTTTGCCTTCGGACGGGTAGTTAAGATCAATCAAAAGAGTAAAGACCGGGTTGAATTGGTGGATAAAGCTTACACCCAAACCGGAATTGCACCGCTTCAACATCTAAAATATGATGCGCAATTAAAATTCAAGCAACATCAAATTCAAGTTGACTTTGATAAAATGAAGCTTGATGTGACTGTTAATCCCACGATCGGCATGGACGATCCAACCCACTATCGTAATAAGGCTCAAATTCCTGTCCGCTCCATTAATGGGCAGCTTCAAACCGGTTTTTATCGGAAACACTCTCATGACTTGGTGCCGATTGAAGACTTCTATATTCAAGATCCCAAGATTGATGAGGCAGTGGTGGTTGTTCGTGACATTTTGCGCAAGTTCAGAGTTCAACCCTATGATGAACAAACCAACAAGGGCGTTGTCCGCAACATCATGGTCCGCCGCGGCTACTACTCTCATGAAATGATGATCGTCTTGATTACCAGAACAGAGAAACTGCCAAGCAGTAGCGAGATTGTGGCTGAAGTTGAGCAGTCACTGCCCGAAGTGAAAAGTATCGTCCAAAATGTCAATCCTGAAAAAACGAATGCCTTGATGGGCAAGAAAAATAAAGTTTTGGCTGGTAAGAGTACCATTGAGGATACCCTGCTTGGACTGAAGTTTGATATTTCAGCCAGCTCATTTTATCAAGTCAACCCGGTGCAGACGGAAAAATTATATGATTTGGCGACCAAGAAAGCTGACTTGTCGGCTGACGATGTTGTGATCGATGCCTATTGTGGAATCGGGACAATTTCGCTTTCGATGGCCCGCGTGGCCAAGCAGGTTTATGGGGTTGAAATTGTCCCTGAAGCTGTTGAAGATGCTAAGAAGAACGCCAAGCTCAACAATTTAACCAATGTGCACTTCGTTGCCAGCAAAGCCGAGACGCAAATGGCCAAATGGCAGGAAGACGGCTTAAAGCCGGATGTCATTTCTGTTGATCCGCCGCGTAAAGGCCTTGATGCCAGTTTGATTGACAGCGTGGTGAAAATGCAGCCCAAGCGAGTGGTCTATGTGTCATGTAATCCGGCAACTTTGGCACGAGATGTTAAATTATTTACTGAGCAAGGTTATCAGGTTAATCAACCGATTCAACCCGTTGACCAATTCCCACAAACCGTGCATGTTGAATCAATTACCGTCTTGGAACGTGGTCATTAA
- a CDS encoding diacylglycerol kinase: MRKRARVIYNPTSGRELLKQKLVDILNIFEQAGYETSAYATTPAKDSAKNEARRAAKDGFELVVAAGGDGTINEVVNGIAPLKKRPKMAIIPAGTTNDYARALHIPREDPVEAAKVVLKDQTLRIDIGKAGENYFINIAAGGLLTELTYDVPSDLKTFFGYLAYLVRGAELLPRIKPIEMDLKYDDEEFKGKASMFFLALTNSVGGFEQIVPDASLDDGKFTLIIVKTSNLVEILHLASKVLNGGRHVDDPRIIYKKVRKVTAKPVHDRMQINLDGEYGGDAPMTFVDLKQHIEFFANTDEIPDDAYSDETNEMRRVEKNFVTGVDKLPDKE; this comes from the coding sequence ATGCGAAAACGGGCCCGGGTTATTTATAATCCTACTTCGGGAAGGGAACTTCTCAAGCAAAAGTTAGTCGACATTTTGAATATTTTTGAGCAAGCTGGTTATGAAACCAGCGCTTATGCGACAACCCCCGCCAAGGATTCTGCTAAAAACGAGGCTCGCCGTGCTGCCAAGGACGGCTTTGAACTCGTGGTAGCTGCAGGTGGGGATGGTACCATTAACGAGGTGGTTAACGGCATCGCGCCACTGAAGAAGCGTCCCAAGATGGCGATTATTCCTGCTGGAACGACTAACGATTACGCAAGAGCGCTGCACATTCCCAGAGAAGATCCCGTCGAGGCTGCCAAGGTAGTCTTGAAGGACCAAACCCTGCGGATAGATATCGGTAAAGCAGGTGAAAATTACTTTATCAATATTGCTGCTGGTGGATTGCTAACCGAACTGACTTACGATGTTCCCTCAGACTTGAAAACCTTCTTTGGTTACTTGGCCTATTTGGTTCGTGGAGCTGAACTGTTGCCACGCATTAAGCCGATTGAGATGGATCTGAAGTATGACGATGAAGAGTTTAAAGGTAAGGCCTCGATGTTTTTCCTGGCCCTAACAAACTCGGTTGGCGGGTTTGAGCAAATTGTTCCAGACGCTTCGTTAGATGATGGAAAATTCACTTTAATTATCGTTAAAACCAGCAACTTGGTTGAAATTCTCCATTTAGCATCAAAAGTCCTCAACGGTGGCCGGCATGTCGATGATCCACGGATTATCTATAAAAAGGTGCGTAAAGTCACTGCCAAGCCGGTTCATGATCGAATGCAGATCAATCTGGACGGTGAATATGGTGGAGATGCACCGATGACTTTCGTTGATCTCAAACAACACATTGAATTTTTTGCCAATACCGACGAAATTCCCGATGATGCGTACTCTGATGAAACCAATGAGATGCGCCGAGTTGAAAAGAACTTCGTCACAGGCGTTGACAAACTCCCTGATAAAGAATAG
- a CDS encoding sugar-binding transcriptional regulator, whose translation MDEIKDITKLKQSLRVAELYFQDNLSQIEIAARLGVSRPTVSRLLQYAKDNGLVKIQIVNPLVDSQVLSKQLSDKYGIEFHVVPNNYGGTVSIQDGVGRYTADFLSANVQAGDIIGIGWGETIHSVTKQLEEQDIAGVQVVQLKGSISHSQEKTWAYESVNELAKAYHTHPEYLPLPVIFDNQVTKEMVETDRHIKHILDLGRRANVALFTVGTVRSEALIFQLGYFNDQEKAEIQRLAVGDIFSRFVDENGQIVSKEINDRTIGIQLDDLKDKPHAILVASGNRKAAAVHAAINAHYTNCAILDQSLAQLLLDY comes from the coding sequence ATGGATGAAATTAAGGACATCACCAAACTCAAACAAAGCTTGCGCGTGGCCGAATTATACTTTCAGGATAATTTGAGTCAAATCGAAATTGCCGCTCGATTGGGGGTCTCCCGCCCGACGGTGTCACGATTGCTGCAATATGCCAAGGATAACGGTTTGGTGAAGATCCAGATTGTCAATCCCTTGGTTGATTCGCAGGTGTTGTCCAAACAGTTGAGTGATAAGTACGGAATTGAATTCCATGTGGTGCCAAACAATTACGGCGGGACCGTCAGTATTCAAGACGGTGTTGGCCGCTATACCGCCGACTTTTTGTCTGCCAACGTTCAAGCTGGTGACATCATCGGGATTGGCTGGGGGGAAACCATTCATTCGGTTACCAAGCAACTCGAAGAGCAGGATATTGCCGGCGTTCAGGTGGTTCAACTCAAAGGTAGTATCAGTCATTCCCAGGAAAAAACCTGGGCCTATGAGTCTGTCAATGAATTGGCAAAAGCCTATCATACCCATCCCGAGTATCTGCCGCTGCCGGTGATATTTGATAACCAAGTCACCAAGGAAATGGTTGAAACCGACCGGCATATCAAACACATTCTTGATCTTGGGCGCCGAGCCAACGTTGCCTTGTTTACTGTCGGGACTGTTCGATCAGAGGCATTGATTTTCCAACTTGGGTATTTCAATGATCAGGAAAAAGCTGAAATTCAGCGACTGGCTGTCGGCGATATTTTTTCACGCTTTGTTGATGAAAATGGCCAAATTGTCTCAAAAGAAATCAACGATCGGACCATCGGCATTCAGCTGGATGATTTAAAAGATAAGCCGCACGCAATCTTGGTCGCCAGCGGCAATCGAAAGGCGGCAGCAGTCCATGCGGCAATCAATGCGCACTACACCAATTGCGCAATTCTGGATCAAAGTTTGGCACAACTCTTACTAGATTATTAA
- a CDS encoding quaternary amine ABC transporter ATP-binding protein, translating into MTAKLQVQHLTKIFGRRIQKAEELLKQGKSKAEILQNAGATVGVSDANFEVNDGEIFVIMGLSGSGKSTMIRMINRLIEPTSGKVMIDGENLTDLNKKELLDVRRNKMSMVFQNFALFPNRTIIENTAYGLEVKGVDKDERLKKAHDALELVGLHGYDDQYPTQLSGGMQQRVGLARALATDSEILLMDEAFSALDPLNRKDMQDELLDLQENLHKTIVFISHDLNEALRIGDRIMIMKDGVIVQTGTPEEILTQPADEYVEKFIEDVDRTKVLTASNVMIRPTFVNIDKDGPRIAMRRMRENEISSVYVVNSKREFVGVADADHVMGLIKQKNPDLMSVVQTDVPTTHPDTPITEIMEKISQTPIPFAVLDDQKHLLGIIIRGAVLGAISGNEVTEDE; encoded by the coding sequence ATGACAGCAAAACTACAAGTGCAACATCTTACCAAAATCTTTGGCCGCAGGATTCAAAAAGCTGAAGAACTATTAAAACAAGGTAAGTCAAAAGCTGAAATTTTACAAAATGCCGGGGCAACGGTTGGTGTTAGCGATGCCAACTTTGAGGTCAATGATGGTGAAATCTTCGTGATCATGGGATTATCAGGGAGTGGTAAGTCGACCATGATTCGAATGATTAACCGCTTAATTGAGCCGACATCCGGCAAGGTAATGATCGATGGCGAGAATTTGACAGACCTAAATAAAAAAGAGCTGTTGGATGTTCGTCGCAACAAAATGAGCATGGTCTTTCAAAATTTTGCGTTATTCCCAAATCGGACAATCATTGAAAATACTGCCTACGGATTGGAAGTTAAAGGCGTCGACAAGGATGAACGCTTAAAAAAGGCCCACGATGCCTTGGAATTAGTTGGTCTTCACGGCTACGACGACCAATATCCAACCCAACTCTCTGGTGGGATGCAGCAGCGAGTTGGGTTAGCCAGAGCATTGGCAACTGATTCTGAAATTCTGTTGATGGACGAGGCCTTTTCAGCCCTTGATCCCTTGAATCGAAAAGATATGCAGGATGAATTGCTGGATCTGCAGGAGAACTTACACAAGACAATTGTTTTTATCTCTCATGATCTGAACGAAGCCCTGAGAATTGGTGACCGAATTATGATCATGAAGGACGGCGTGATTGTCCAGACCGGGACTCCAGAAGAGATTCTGACTCAGCCTGCTGACGAATACGTTGAGAAATTTATCGAAGATGTTGACCGGACCAAGGTCTTAACTGCTTCCAATGTGATGATTCGCCCAACTTTTGTCAATATCGATAAGGATGGTCCACGGATCGCAATGCGTCGGATGCGTGAGAATGAAATTTCGTCTGTTTACGTTGTCAATAGTAAGCGGGAATTCGTTGGCGTTGCGGATGCTGATCACGTGATGGGATTAATTAAACAGAAAAACCCTGATCTGATGTCAGTTGTCCAAACCGATGTCCCAACGACGCATCCAGACACACCGATTACGGAGATTATGGAAAAAATCTCGCAGACACCGATTCCATTTGCGGTGCTTGACGATCAAAAACATTTACTAGGAATCATCATTCGAGGTGCCGTTCTAGGCGCCATTTCAGGAAATGAGGTGACAGAGGATGAATAA
- a CDS encoding ABC transporter permease — protein MNNIPQLPVSSWIDKFVDWLAGFEGFFNGVTNFIGGIINGFQWVFDILPIWLFMLIVLGATYWLNRNTKHWTLLIFEAIGLLYIWNQGFWRDMTQTLTLVLTSSLIALVIGVPLGIWMAKSKVFAVINKPILDFMQTMPAFVYLIPAVAFFGIGMVPGVIASVIFAMPPTVRMTNLGIRQVPNDLIEAADSYGSTGWQKLFKVQLPLAKSTLMAGVNQSMMLSLSMVVIASMIGAMGLGNKVYFAVGRNDAGGGFAAGLAIVILAIILDRITQAINRTKVPKS, from the coding sequence ATGAATAACATTCCACAATTACCAGTCTCCAGCTGGATTGATAAATTTGTCGACTGGCTTGCCGGCTTTGAAGGCTTCTTTAACGGTGTCACCAATTTTATCGGCGGCATCATTAACGGTTTCCAATGGGTCTTTGACATCCTGCCGATTTGGCTGTTCATGCTGATTGTTCTGGGGGCCACCTACTGGCTGAACCGCAACACTAAGCATTGGACATTACTGATTTTTGAAGCCATTGGTCTCCTTTACATTTGGAATCAAGGTTTCTGGCGGGATATGACCCAGACCCTCACACTGGTTCTGACATCCAGTTTGATTGCGTTGGTGATTGGAGTCCCGCTTGGAATTTGGATGGCTAAATCAAAAGTTTTTGCGGTGATCAATAAGCCAATTTTGGACTTCATGCAAACAATGCCAGCCTTTGTTTATTTGATTCCGGCAGTTGCCTTCTTTGGGATCGGTATGGTTCCAGGGGTCATTGCCTCCGTTATTTTTGCAATGCCACCGACGGTTCGAATGACCAACCTGGGAATCCGTCAAGTGCCCAATGACTTGATTGAAGCAGCGGATTCCTATGGATCTACGGGTTGGCAAAAGTTGTTTAAGGTTCAATTACCGTTAGCGAAATCAACCTTAATGGCCGGCGTTAATCAAAGTATGATGCTGTCGTTGTCAATGGTTGTGATTGCTTCGATGATTGGGGCGATGGGACTTGGAAACAAGGTCTACTTTGCCGTTGGTCGAAACGATGCTGGTGGCGGTTTTGCTGCCGGTTTGGCAATCGTTATTCTGGCAATCATCCTTGACCGGATTACCCAGGCGATTAACCGCACAAAAGTCCCTAAGTCATAG
- a CDS encoding glycine betaine ABC transporter substrate-binding protein, whose protein sequence is MRKKNNRFLLTIALFFSMILLSACGSKPARYHANESLGKQINYTITGIEAGAGIMSSTQKAMKAYGLDKGKWQLQTSSTAAMTSTLGKAIKNHQPIVVTGWTPHWMFTKYNLKFLKDPKNVYGKAEDIHTIVRKGLKKDKPQAYEMLNRFNWRPKQMADVMLKVNNGEDPHKAANDWIKANQKQVDTWTKGIAHVHGQSIKLTYVAWDSEIASTNVVANVLRSLGYKVEIQAMEVQPLWASIATNAADGMVSAWLPTTQGLYYKDYKGKFDDLGVNLHGAKVGLAVPTYMKNVNTIGDLK, encoded by the coding sequence ATGCGAAAAAAGAACAATCGATTTCTATTAACCATTGCCTTGTTCTTCTCGATGATTCTCCTTTCGGCATGTGGTAGTAAGCCTGCTCGGTATCATGCTAACGAAAGCCTTGGCAAGCAGATCAACTACACAATTACCGGGATTGAGGCCGGTGCCGGGATCATGTCCAGTACGCAGAAGGCTATGAAGGCATATGGTTTGGACAAAGGTAAATGGCAGCTGCAGACCAGTTCCACCGCGGCAATGACCAGTACATTGGGTAAAGCCATCAAAAATCATCAGCCGATTGTCGTAACCGGCTGGACTCCGCACTGGATGTTTACCAAATACAATTTAAAATTTTTGAAAGATCCTAAGAACGTATACGGCAAAGCCGAAGACATTCACACCATCGTTCGAAAAGGATTGAAGAAGGACAAACCACAGGCGTACGAAATGCTGAACCGCTTTAATTGGCGGCCAAAACAAATGGCAGATGTGATGCTGAAAGTCAACAATGGCGAAGATCCGCATAAAGCTGCCAATGATTGGATCAAGGCTAATCAAAAGCAGGTTGATACCTGGACGAAGGGTATTGCCCACGTGCATGGTCAATCGATCAAGCTGACGTATGTCGCCTGGGATTCTGAAATTGCCTCAACCAATGTGGTGGCCAACGTATTGCGGTCATTAGGTTACAAGGTGGAAATCCAAGCAATGGAAGTCCAACCACTGTGGGCATCAATTGCTACAAATGCAGCGGATGGGATGGTAAGTGCCTGGCTGCCGACAACTCAGGGACTGTATTATAAGGACTACAAGGGCAAGTTTGACGATTTGGGTGTCAACTTGCATGGCGCCAAGGTCGGCTTGGCTGTCCCAACGTATATGAAGAATGTGAATACGATTGGAGACTTGAAGTAG
- the deoC gene encoding deoxyribose-phosphate aldolase: MTMTKEITTAQLAKYLDHTNLKPEATEASIRQTCEEAIKYNTASVCINSHWIPLAAELLKDTTVNPITVVGFPLGATNTETKVYEAITAIDDGAEEIDMVLNVGELIGGNLDYVTADIQAVAEAVHAKHKMLKVIFETSLLNDEQIVNACHASEAAGADYVKTSTGFSSEGATLHNVALMRKTVGNKLGVKASGGIHSREEALAMIEAGASRLGVSATVKILS, encoded by the coding sequence ATGACCATGACAAAAGAAATTACGACTGCTCAACTCGCAAAGTATTTGGACCACACAAACTTAAAACCAGAGGCAACTGAGGCCAGCATTCGCCAAACTTGTGAAGAAGCAATCAAGTATAATACGGCTTCTGTTTGTATCAATTCACACTGGATTCCACTTGCCGCCGAGCTTTTAAAGGACACAACTGTTAACCCAATTACGGTTGTCGGCTTCCCACTCGGGGCAACCAACACTGAAACCAAAGTTTACGAAGCCATTACGGCGATTGATGACGGTGCCGAAGAAATTGACATGGTTTTAAATGTCGGTGAACTGATCGGCGGCAATCTCGATTACGTCACTGCCGATATTCAAGCCGTTGCTGAAGCGGTTCACGCCAAGCACAAAATGCTCAAAGTCATTTTTGAAACATCATTATTGAACGACGAGCAAATTGTCAACGCCTGCCACGCTTCTGAAGCTGCCGGTGCTGATTACGTGAAGACATCGACCGGCTTTAGCTCGGAAGGGGCAACCCTTCATAACGTTGCCTTAATGAGAAAGACTGTCGGCAACAAGTTGGGCGTTAAGGCTTCCGGTGGAATTCATTCTCGAGAAGAAGCTTTGGCAATGATCGAAGCTGGTGCCAGCCGGTTAGGTGTCAGCGCAACCGTCAAGATTTTATCTTAA